The Fusarium graminearum PH-1 chromosome 2, whole genome shotgun sequence genome includes a region encoding these proteins:
- a CDS encoding ATP-dependent RNA helicase DBP2 encodes MGALGSGLKNQEWDINSLPKFEKSFYKEHPDVETRSDADVEAFRRKHQMTIAGSNVPKPVETFDEAGFPRYVMDEVKAQGFPAPTAIQSQGWPMALSGRDVVGIAETGSGKTLTYCLPSIVHINAQPLLAPGDGPIVLVLAPTRELAVQIQEEMKKFGRSSRIRNTCVYGGVPKGPQIRDLSRGVEVCIATPGRLIDMLEAGKTNLRRVTYLVLDEADRMLDMGFEPQIRKIIGQIRPDRQTLMWSATWPKEVRALASDFLQDFIQVNIGSMELAANHRITQIVEVVTEMEKRDRMIKHMEKVMENKENKILIFVGTKRVADEITRFLRQDGWPALSIHGDKQQNERDWVLDQFKTGKSPIMVATDVASRGIALAVLYSRI; translated from the exons ATGGGCGCTCTCGGCTCTGGcctcaagaaccaagaaTGGG ATATCAACAGCCTTCCCAAGTTCGAGAAGTCTTTCTACAAGGAGCACCCCGACGTTGAAACCCGATCTGATGCCGATGTTGAGGCTTTCCGCCGCAAGCACCAGATGACCATTGCTGGCTCGAACGTTCCCAAGCCTGTCGAGACCTTCGACGAGGCTGGCTTCCCCCGATATGTTATggatgaggtcaaggctcAGGGTTTCCCTGCTCCCACCGCCATCCAGTCTCAAGGTTGGCCCATGGCTCTCTCCGGTCGCGATGTCGTTGGTATTGCCGAGACTGGTTCCGGAAAGACCCTCACCTACTGCCTTCCCTCCATCGTTCACATCAACGCCCAGCCTCTCCTCGCCCCCGGTGACGGCcccattgttcttgtcctcgCTCCTACTCGTGAGCTTGCTGTCCAGAtccaagaagagatgaagaagttcgGTCGATCTTCTCGCATCCGAAACACCTGTGTCTACGGTGGTGTCCCCAAGGGTCCTCAAATTCGCGACCTCTCTCGCGGAGTCGAGGTGTGCATTGCCACTCCCGGTCGTCTCATTGACATGCTCGAGGCCGGTAAGACCAACTTGCGTCGTGTTACCTATCTCGTCCTCGACGAGGCTGATCGCATGCTTGACATGGGTTTCGAGCCCCAGATCCGCAAGATCATTGGTCAGATCCGACCTGATCGACAAACCCTCATGTGGTCCGCTACCTGGCCTAAGGAAGTCCGTGCTCTCGCTTCCGACTTCCTCCAGGACTTCATCCAAGTCAACATTGGTTCCATGGAGCTTGCTGCCAACCACCGAATTACACAAATCGTTGAGGTTGTTaccgagatggagaagcgTGACCGCATGATTAAGCACATGGAGAAGGTCatggagaacaaggagaacaagatcctcaTTTTCGTTGGCACAAAGCGAGTTGCTGACGAGATCACCCGATTCCTTCGCCAGGACGGATGGCCTGCGCTTT CCATTCACGGTGACAAGCAGCAGAACGAGCGTGATTGGGTCCTTGACCAGTTCAAGACCGGAAAGTCCCCCATCATGGTGGCTACCGATGTGGCCTCGCGTGGTATTG CACTTGCTGTACTTTACTCTCGTATTTAG
- a CDS encoding external NADH-ubiquinone oxidoreductase 1 — protein MASSARAMTALSRVGHMAPSSRIAARALSTVSKTSARPSVAMRLNNTGRIAFRRAYADEAPKPRPGKIRRTLRWTWRITYLSFGALVGYTCYVIYDDRHPQEQFQPDPSKKTLVVLGSGWGSVGLLKNLDTENYNVIVVSPRNYFLFTPLLPSCTTGLIEHRSIMEPVRTILRHKKGAVKYYEAEASSVDPDRKIIKIKDNTEGKGPQSETEIPYDMLVIGVGAENATFGIPGVRENSCFLKEIGDAQLIRKKIMDCVERASFKGQSQEEIDRLMHMVVVGGGPTGVEFAGELRDFFEEDIKKLIPDISHRFKVTLIEALPNVLPSFSKQLIEYTENTMREENIDIKLKTMVKKVTEDFVEAEFAGPDGSKQTLRIPYGLLVWATGNAVRPIVRDLMGKVPAQKDSRRGLAVNEYLVVQGTRDIWAVGDCAVAGYAPTAQVASQEGSFLARLFNNMAKTDTQEERIKELSSSLNLKQGNSAEIAAEIESLEKQLRRIKDVKPFRYSHQGSLAYIGSEKAVADVPWFNGNIASGGGLTYLFWRSAYLSMCFSTRNRVLVAVDWLKSKAFGRDVSRE, from the exons atggcttcctCCGCGCGAGCCATGACGGCCCTCTCCAGGGTCGGCCACATGGCACCCAGCAGTCGCATCGCAGCTCGCGCCCTCTCGACTGTTTCCAAGACCTCTGCTCGACCTTCTGTCGCCATGAGACTGAACAATACTGGACGCATTGCCTTTCGAAGGGCTTACGCTGACGAAGCCCCCAAGCCCAGACCTGGCAAGATTCGACGAACCCTGCGATGGACATGGAGGATTACATACCTCTCTTTCGGTGCTCTCGTCGGTTACACATGCTACGTTATCTACGATGACCGTCACCCTCAAGAGCAGTTCCAGCCTGACCCCTCCAAGAAGactcttgtcgttctcg GATCCGGATGGGGCTCTGTTGGTCTCCTGAAGAACCTCGACACCGAGAACTACAACGTCATCGTTGTCTCTCCCCGCAACTACTTCCTCTTCACCCCTCTCCTGCCTTCATGCACAACCGGTCTCATCGAGCACCGCTCTATCATGGAGCCTGTTCGCACCATCCTCCGCCACAAGAAGGGTGCTGTCAAGTACTACGAAGCTGAGGCTTCCTCCGTGGACCCTGACCGCAAGAttatcaagatcaaggacaaCACCGAGGGCAAGGGCCCCCAGTCCGAGACCGAGATTCCTTACGACATGCTTGTCATCGGTGTCGGTGCTGAGAATGCCACTTTCGGTATTCCTGGTGTCCGCGAGAACAGCTGTTTCCTCAAGGAGATTGGCGACGCCCAGCTGATCCGCAAGAAGATTATGGACTGTGTTGAGCGAGCTTCCTTCAAGGGCCAGTCCCAGGAGGAGATCGACCGCCTCATGCACATggtcgttgttggtggtggtccCACCGGTGTTGAGTTCGCTGGAGAGCTCCGCGATTTCTTCGaggaggatatcaagaagctgaTCCCCGATATCAGCCACCGCTTCAAGGTCACTCTTATCGAGGCTCTTCCCAACGTTCtcccctctttctccaaGCAGCTTATTGAGTACACCGAAAACACAATGCGTGAGgagaacatcgacatcaagctcaagaccaTGGTCAAGAAGGTGACAGAGGACTTTGTCGAGGCTGAGTTCGCTGGTCCCGATGGCAGCAAGCAGACTCTCCGCATTCCCTACGGTCTGCTTGTCTGGGCTACCGGTAACGCTGTCCGACCCATCGTCCGTGATCTTATGGGTAAGGTCCCCGCTCAGAAGGACTCCCGCCGCGGTCTTGCCGTCAACGAGTACCTCGTCGTTCAGGGAACTCGCGACATCTGGGCCGTCGGTGACTGCGCTGTTGCCGGCTACGCCCCTACCGCCCAGGTCGCTTCCCAGGAGGGTTCTTTCTTGGCCCGTCTgttcaacaacatggccaagacggATACTCAGGAGGAGCGCATCAAGGAGCTTAGCAGCAGCCTGAACCTCAAGCAGGGCAATTCTGCCGAGATCGCCGCTGAGATTGAgtctcttgagaagcagctccGCCGTATCAAGGACGTCAAGCCCTTCCGATACTCCCACCAGGGTTCTTTGGCCTACATTGGTAGCGAGAAGGCTGTTGCCGATGTTCCTTGGTTCAACGGCAACATTGCCAGCGGTGGTGGTTTGACCTACCTGTTCTGGCGAAGTGCTTACCTTTCCATGTGCTTCAGCA CCCGAAACCGTGTTTTGGTCGCTGTTGACTggctcaagtccaaggccTTCGGCCGTGATGTCTCTCGAGAGTAA